In a single window of the Paenibacillus sp. MMS20-IR301 genome:
- a CDS encoding alpha/beta hydrolase-fold protein has product MRIEGEKQMNGNQQDYTIQKSGFDQQREGITRGEIMMIEYPSATVGNIRKARVYTPPGYSSAEKYSVLYLLHGIGGDEDEWYRHGSPQVILDNLYADHLLKPMIVVLPNGRAMRNDRAEGDIFSPDKVEAFETFESDLLNDLIPYIEVNYPVHTDRMHRALAGLSMGGGQSLNIGLNNLEHFAWIGAFSPAPNTKLPELLVPEPGKTSAQLSLLWLSCGDLDSLKNVSDRTHAYLSLHNVPHIWVEEHGDHDWPVWKNGLYQFARLIF; this is encoded by the coding sequence ATGAGAATTGAAGGGGAGAAGCAAATGAACGGGAATCAGCAGGATTACACGATACAAAAATCTGGATTTGATCAGCAGCGGGAAGGAATTACACGCGGAGAGATTATGATGATCGAATACCCCTCCGCTACCGTAGGCAACATCCGGAAGGCTAGGGTATATACACCGCCGGGTTATTCCAGCGCAGAGAAATACAGTGTGTTGTATCTGCTCCATGGCATTGGCGGAGATGAGGATGAGTGGTACAGGCACGGCAGCCCGCAGGTCATTCTGGACAATCTGTATGCAGATCACCTGCTGAAGCCGATGATCGTCGTATTGCCCAACGGACGGGCGATGCGTAATGACCGTGCGGAGGGCGACATCTTCTCCCCCGATAAGGTTGAGGCCTTTGAGACGTTTGAATCGGATTTGCTGAACGATCTTATCCCTTATATCGAAGTGAATTATCCGGTTCACACAGACCGGATGCACCGTGCCCTGGCCGGCTTGTCCATGGGCGGCGGGCAATCCCTGAATATCGGACTGAACAACCTGGAGCACTTCGCCTGGATCGGCGCGTTCTCTCCGGCTCCCAATACGAAGCTGCCCGAGCTGCTGGTACCGGAGCCCGGGAAGACGTCCGCACAGCTCAGCCTGCTCTGGCTGTCCTGCGGCGATCTCGACAGTCTGAAGAATGTAAGCGACCGGACACATGCCTACTTATCCCTGCATAACGTGCCGCATATTTGGGTCGAAGAGCATGGCGACCACGATTGGCCGGTCTGGAAGAACGGGCTGTACCAGTTCGCGAGGCTTATATTCTAG
- a CDS encoding YjhG/YagF family D-xylonate dehydratase, giving the protein MEISLQEMMRETGDQSMTVHTVAEGPSGSLPITGEMLRSAPSGEIFGMTQNSGMGWNPLLLNRPQYLLLGTMGGIRREDGSPLALGYHTGHWEIGLMMEEVAHEITAHQGIPFAGYVSDPCDGRSQGTTGMFDSLPYRNDAAVVLRRLIRSLPTRKGVLGIATCDKGLPAMMLALAGMRDLPGVIVPGGVALPPVQGEDAGKVQSIGARFSNGELSLEEAADLGCRACATPGGGCQFLGTAATAQVVAEALGMTVPHAALAPSGQPVWKDMGRQSARALLQIEHSGIVMKDILTDQAIRNAMVVHAAFGGSTNLLLHLPAIAHAAGLRIPSVEDWNEVNRKVPRLVSVLPNGPVPHPTIRVFLAGGVPEVMLHLRRLGLIDDSVLTVTGRTLGENLDWWETSQRRQLMRKRLTEADGINPDNVIMSPEEAKRQGMASTMTFPTGNLAPQGSVIKSAAIDPSVLDSEGVYRHTGRVKVFTAEKEAIRSIKLGLVGAGDILAVIGRGPSGTGMEETYQLTSALKHLPFGKFVTLITDARFSGVSTGACIGHIGPEALAGGPLGRLRDGDWVEVVVDTVRLTGSVSLVGDGELPGLAQDGCVLLASRAAHPLLAVDPGLPDDTRLWAALQSASGGTWQGCIYDTDKIIAALEAGRQALGWK; this is encoded by the coding sequence ATGGAAATCAGCCTGCAGGAAATGATGAGGGAAACTGGTGATCAGTCCATGACTGTACATACTGTAGCGGAAGGTCCGTCAGGCAGCCTTCCCATCACTGGAGAAATGCTGAGAAGCGCCCCCAGCGGTGAAATTTTCGGTATGACCCAAAATTCAGGGATGGGCTGGAACCCGCTACTGCTGAACCGTCCACAATATCTGCTCCTGGGCACAATGGGGGGAATCCGGCGCGAAGACGGCAGTCCGCTAGCCCTTGGATACCACACAGGCCACTGGGAGATCGGGCTTATGATGGAAGAGGTTGCGCATGAGATTACCGCTCATCAGGGGATACCGTTTGCAGGCTATGTAAGTGATCCCTGTGACGGACGTTCCCAGGGAACAACGGGGATGTTCGATTCATTGCCCTACCGGAATGATGCGGCTGTGGTGCTGCGCCGACTGATCCGTTCCTTGCCAACCCGCAAAGGGGTGCTCGGAATAGCCACCTGCGATAAGGGGCTGCCCGCAATGATGCTGGCCCTGGCCGGCATGCGGGATTTGCCGGGAGTTATTGTGCCGGGAGGTGTTGCACTGCCACCGGTTCAAGGGGAGGATGCCGGCAAGGTACAGAGCATAGGGGCAAGATTCAGTAACGGCGAGCTGTCCCTGGAAGAAGCGGCAGACCTTGGTTGCCGCGCTTGCGCTACACCCGGCGGCGGTTGTCAATTTCTGGGGACAGCAGCTACAGCTCAGGTTGTTGCGGAAGCGCTGGGCATGACGGTTCCCCACGCTGCACTGGCTCCTTCCGGACAGCCGGTATGGAAGGATATGGGGCGTCAGTCTGCCCGAGCCTTGCTGCAAATCGAACATAGTGGGATTGTCATGAAGGATATTCTGACGGATCAGGCGATACGCAATGCCATGGTTGTTCATGCCGCATTCGGCGGATCCACGAATTTGCTCCTTCATTTGCCGGCAATTGCCCATGCTGCCGGGCTGCGGATACCAAGCGTCGAGGACTGGAATGAGGTTAACCGCAAAGTTCCGCGTCTGGTCAGCGTACTGCCTAATGGTCCTGTGCCTCATCCGACGATCCGCGTATTTCTTGCCGGTGGTGTTCCTGAAGTCATGCTGCACTTGCGCAGGCTGGGACTGATTGACGATTCGGTTCTTACCGTTACGGGCAGGACGCTGGGAGAGAATCTGGATTGGTGGGAGACTTCACAGCGGCGGCAGCTGATGAGGAAGCGGCTGACGGAGGCTGACGGGATTAATCCAGATAACGTAATTATGAGTCCTGAGGAGGCCAAGCGGCAGGGAATGGCCTCAACAATGACCTTCCCGACCGGCAACCTGGCACCGCAGGGTTCGGTCATCAAGTCCGCTGCTATTGATCCCTCGGTCTTGGACAGTGAAGGTGTCTACCGTCATACGGGAAGAGTAAAGGTGTTCACCGCTGAAAAGGAGGCTATCCGGAGTATTAAGCTTGGACTTGTCGGGGCAGGGGATATTCTTGCCGTCATCGGCCGGGGACCCAGCGGTACCGGAATGGAAGAGACGTACCAGTTAACTTCCGCGCTTAAGCATCTGCCCTTCGGCAAGTTCGTCACCCTGATCACGGATGCCCGCTTCTCAGGAGTCTCAACAGGAGCCTGCATCGGACATATCGGCCCGGAAGCACTGGCCGGAGGGCCTCTCGGCAGATTGAGAGACGGCGACTGGGTGGAGGTTGTTGTCGACACAGTCAGGCTGACGGGAAGTGTGAGCCTCGTGGGCGACGGAGAGCTGCCCGGTTTGGCACAGGACGGATGTGTTTTACTGGCATCCCGTGCTGCGCATCCGCTTCTGGCTGTTGATCCCGGGCTTCCGGATGATACGAGATTGTGGGCTGCCCTGCAGTCTGCCAGCGGCGGAACCTGGCAGGGCTGCATTTATGATACCGATAAAATCATTGCCGCCCTTGAAGCGGGCCGGCAGGCATTAGGGTGGAAATAA
- a CDS encoding helix-turn-helix domain-containing protein yields MSDVYLNWFTTDEQFPFFIHYGGHEEEMSLHKHVDFSELVIVLSGHATHIVNNEESFIKKGNVFVLNGGTPHAYKAPFEFRICNVMFRPEMLKSAGADLRSLNGYQALFILEPFYRSINPYRSKLNLSIANLEYVSALVQAMISEYETKQQGYQTMLASRFMELVVYLSRQYDHQESGLMGSLMHLASAISFIEDHYLEQITLEEIAAKSNISVRHLNRICKSYYQTTPIAYLQRLRLERACTLLKQTSLSITDISYACGFNDSNYLTRQFKKIIGMTPKAYRRMQ; encoded by the coding sequence TTGAGCGATGTATATTTGAACTGGTTTACTACCGATGAACAATTCCCTTTCTTCATTCATTACGGCGGGCATGAGGAGGAGATGTCGCTCCATAAGCATGTGGATTTCTCCGAGCTGGTCATTGTCCTCAGCGGCCACGCTACCCATATAGTCAACAACGAGGAATCTTTTATCAAGAAGGGCAATGTGTTTGTCCTGAACGGCGGGACTCCGCATGCCTACAAGGCACCGTTTGAATTCAGAATCTGCAACGTAATGTTCAGGCCGGAGATGCTGAAGTCTGCCGGAGCCGACCTGCGCTCACTGAACGGTTACCAGGCGCTGTTCATTCTGGAACCCTTTTACCGCAGCATTAATCCCTACCGGAGTAAATTGAACCTGTCGATTGCCAATCTGGAATATGTCTCGGCACTGGTACAGGCTATGATCAGTGAGTATGAAACGAAGCAGCAGGGGTATCAGACGATGCTGGCCTCACGGTTCATGGAGCTGGTAGTCTATCTGTCCAGGCAATACGACCATCAGGAAAGCGGCTTAATGGGCAGCCTGATGCATCTGGCCAGCGCCATTTCCTTCATCGAGGATCACTACCTGGAGCAGATCACCCTGGAGGAGATTGCAGCCAAGTCCAATATTTCGGTCCGGCATTTGAACCGGATCTGCAAGTCGTATTATCAGACCACGCCTATTGCTTATCTGCAGCGGCTCCGTCTGGAGCGGGCCTGCACCCTGCTGAAGCAGACCAGCCTGTCCATTACAGATATTTCATACGCCTGCGGCTTCAATGACAGCAATTATCTGACACGCCAGTTTAAGAAAATCATCGGCATGACACCGAAAGCGTACCGGCGGATGCAATAA
- a CDS encoding AraC family transcriptional regulator — protein sequence MTHIHYVESNTVHTGNFVIDVPVGYHWLLVVTKTPGQFWVNGRLEEYPAHSVILYRPQQKVYYRACTSQFVNDWIRFESDEHYITESPLPFGVPFALSDPDYCQKLFELLVSEHNFNRDCRESSISLLLRTLFNKLWESYFQDNITPQYYKLLKLRTAVQSNPGDYWTVSKMADSLRISPGYLQNIYKKTFGISCMDDVIASRIRMAKEYLIHNAQSIAEVASRCGYQNVEHFCRQFKQITGHTPRSYQKQVKG from the coding sequence ATGACCCATATTCACTACGTCGAGAGCAATACTGTGCACACAGGCAATTTTGTTATTGATGTTCCCGTGGGTTATCACTGGCTGCTTGTTGTCACCAAGACCCCAGGACAATTCTGGGTAAACGGCAGGCTCGAGGAATACCCCGCCCACAGTGTAATACTCTATCGTCCACAACAGAAAGTCTATTACCGGGCTTGCACCAGTCAATTCGTCAATGACTGGATCCGCTTTGAATCCGACGAACATTACATTACAGAATCGCCGCTTCCGTTTGGCGTTCCCTTTGCTCTTAGTGACCCGGATTACTGTCAGAAGCTGTTTGAGTTGCTTGTCAGTGAACATAATTTCAACCGGGATTGCAGAGAATCATCTATCAGTCTCCTGCTGCGAACGCTGTTCAACAAGCTCTGGGAATCCTATTTTCAAGACAATATTACTCCTCAGTATTATAAATTACTGAAACTGCGCACAGCGGTTCAAAGCAATCCGGGCGATTACTGGACCGTTTCAAAGATGGCGGATTCTCTGCGGATCAGTCCAGGCTACCTCCAGAATATTTACAAAAAAACCTTTGGGATTTCCTGTATGGATGATGTCATTGCGAGCCGGATCCGCATGGCTAAAGAATATCTTATCCACAACGCCCAGAGTATTGCTGAAGTGGCTTCCCGGTGCGGATATCAGAATGTAGAGCACTTCTGCAGGCAATTCAAGCAAATTACCGGGCATACACCACGGAGCTACCAAAAGCAGGTAAAGGGATAG
- a CDS encoding dihydrodipicolinate synthase family protein, translated as MFITPINAGIIPPVPTILNEQQKFDRAGMQLLINSLISKGVHGLFFLGTAGEFSQFTADEREEIAEFCIRAADGRLPVWIGTGSTTTTEAIRLTQHAARSGAAGVIVINPYYCKLSEDSLFAHYAAIAEASELPLMLYNFPALTGQDLSPALVRRLAAGYAHVIGIKETVDQLSHIRQMILLVKEVNPAFAVFCGFDEYLLPTLAAGGAGAIAASANFAPQLMLGLYKGYQNYDLPEVLKYHQKLIQLPPLYALDEPFIPTIKEAVRLAGLDVPTFSHSPANSWSNEKELQLKQIFGKSGIPYADNSAF; from the coding sequence ATGTTTATTACTCCTATAAATGCTGGCATCATCCCCCCTGTCCCCACCATTTTGAATGAGCAGCAGAAATTCGACCGTGCAGGTATGCAGCTTTTGATCAATAGCCTGATCAGCAAAGGTGTTCACGGCTTATTCTTCCTGGGAACGGCCGGAGAGTTCAGCCAGTTTACAGCGGATGAGCGTGAGGAAATTGCGGAGTTCTGCATCCGCGCTGCGGACGGCCGCCTCCCGGTCTGGATTGGAACAGGCAGCACCACGACCACAGAAGCCATCCGTCTTACCCAGCATGCCGCCCGCAGCGGGGCAGCCGGCGTTATCGTCATTAATCCTTACTACTGCAAGCTAAGCGAAGACAGCCTGTTCGCCCATTATGCAGCTATCGCCGAAGCGTCTGAGCTTCCGCTGATGCTGTATAACTTCCCGGCGCTGACCGGACAGGATTTAAGCCCTGCTCTGGTCAGACGCCTGGCGGCGGGCTACGCTCATGTGATTGGCATCAAAGAGACGGTTGATCAGCTTAGCCATATCCGCCAGATGATCCTGCTCGTCAAGGAAGTCAATCCGGCGTTCGCGGTGTTCTGCGGCTTCGATGAATATTTGCTTCCCACTCTGGCGGCAGGCGGAGCCGGAGCTATTGCGGCCAGTGCAAACTTCGCCCCGCAGCTTATGCTCGGCTTATATAAGGGTTATCAGAACTATGACCTGCCGGAGGTGCTTAAATATCACCAGAAGCTCATTCAGCTTCCTCCGCTTTATGCTCTGGATGAACCCTTTATTCCAACTATTAAGGAAGCGGTCCGCTTGGCCGGCCTTGACGTTCCAACCTTCAGTCATTCGCCCGCGAATTCATGGAGCAACGAGAAGGAACTTCAGTTGAAGCAAATATTCGGCAAATCAGGCATTCCTTATGCGGACAACTCAGCCTTTTAA
- a CDS encoding carboxylesterase family protein, with amino-acid sequence MLRTVIVENGTVQGLPAADPRITSFKGIPFAAPPVGGNRWRSPQPAEDWKGVLQAYSYAPISMQVRQEVDDNNIYTREWAVEPDIAMSEDCLYLNVWTPAKQTGDKLPVYVWYFGGGLQVGHPSEMEFDGERIARRGIVVVTINYRLNIFGFLCHPEITAEAPEAPANFGNLDQQAATRWVKRNIAAFGGDPDNITIGGQSAGGGSVMSQLTSPQNEGLFQRAIVQSGIFTKLYPGTLMPALRNHLKEAEQDGIAFFHYLGVSSLAEARELDAVYLRDKAVEYGAFWGTVADQVFQTGDPFELFLQGKRLMVPVMFGHTSTEFFSVPDPVTMGAFRRMAADLFGDDAGEFLALCGAQPDNLEEARQRASVSGIEYAIRIAAHAKAVNECGAPMYYYNFDAEIPGWDNPGTFHSVDLWFFFETLAKCWRPFTGKHYDLARQMCNYWAGFIRSGDPNGQDSTGEELPRWEPYTAEAPYGMLFADRAGFSRQPPGEMMKFLVDHYCRKNSSVLQYE; translated from the coding sequence GTGCTTAGAACAGTAATAGTTGAAAACGGGACGGTCCAGGGGCTGCCTGCCGCCGATCCCCGGATAACAAGCTTCAAAGGAATACCTTTCGCTGCTCCGCCTGTAGGCGGCAACCGCTGGCGGTCTCCGCAGCCGGCTGAGGATTGGAAGGGTGTGCTGCAGGCCTACAGCTATGCTCCGATTTCCATGCAGGTAAGACAGGAGGTCGATGACAATAACATCTATACCCGGGAGTGGGCTGTAGAGCCGGATATAGCCATGAGCGAGGATTGCCTTTACCTGAATGTATGGACACCAGCCAAGCAGACTGGAGACAAGCTTCCGGTATACGTCTGGTATTTCGGAGGCGGACTGCAGGTAGGTCACCCGTCTGAAATGGAATTTGACGGTGAACGCATTGCACGCCGCGGTATTGTGGTCGTCACGATTAATTACCGCTTGAATATTTTCGGTTTCCTGTGCCATCCCGAAATAACGGCGGAAGCGCCGGAGGCACCGGCTAATTTCGGCAATCTTGACCAACAGGCCGCAACCCGCTGGGTTAAACGCAATATTGCAGCCTTCGGCGGCGACCCGGACAACATCACGATCGGCGGACAATCGGCGGGAGGCGGAAGCGTCATGAGCCAGCTTACCTCACCTCAGAATGAAGGGCTCTTTCAGCGGGCGATTGTGCAAAGCGGAATCTTCACGAAGCTGTATCCGGGCACGCTCATGCCTGCGCTCCGGAATCATTTGAAAGAGGCTGAACAGGACGGTATCGCTTTTTTCCATTACCTGGGTGTCTCTTCTCTTGCGGAAGCCCGGGAGCTGGATGCGGTTTATCTGAGGGATAAGGCTGTAGAATACGGGGCATTCTGGGGGACTGTCGCAGATCAGGTGTTCCAGACAGGGGATCCGTTTGAGCTATTTCTTCAAGGCAAGCGTCTGATGGTACCGGTAATGTTTGGTCATACCTCCACGGAGTTTTTTAGTGTACCGGATCCAGTAACAATGGGCGCTTTCAGGAGGATGGCAGCAGACCTGTTTGGTGACGATGCTGGTGAATTTCTGGCGCTTTGCGGTGCTCAGCCGGACAACCTGGAAGAAGCCAGACAGAGAGCATCTGTTAGCGGGATAGAATATGCGATTCGCATTGCTGCGCATGCTAAGGCTGTTAATGAGTGCGGAGCACCGATGTATTACTATAATTTCGATGCCGAAATACCGGGCTGGGACAACCCGGGCACCTTCCATTCCGTGGATCTCTGGTTCTTCTTTGAGACGCTGGCCAAATGCTGGAGGCCCTTTACCGGTAAGCATTATGATCTGGCCCGTCAGATGTGCAATTACTGGGCGGGCTTCATCCGTTCCGGAGACCCAAACGGCCAGGACTCAACAGGCGAAGAATTACCCCGCTGGGAGCCCTATACCGCCGAAGCGCCTTACGGGATGTTGTTCGCAGATCGGGCCGGGTTCTCCAGGCAACCGCCGGGTGAAATGATGAAGTTTCTTGTAGATCATTACTGCAGGAAGAACAGTTCTGTACTTCAGTATGAATAA
- a CDS encoding carbohydrate ABC transporter permease yields the protein MSDNQTGLSPNSRDIDFNKKMKMQVSTADKLISITVYILFSLFAFVCVYPFYSIIINTISANDLSAKGEIIFWPKGIHFQNYIDVFKIPGLGNAFVVSLARTVIGTLLTVGASAFLGFMFAQEDMWGKKFWYRFTIITMFFNAGIIPWYLTMRSLHLTDNFLAYILPSIVAPFFIILVKTFVEATPKELQQAAAIDGAGIFTIFYKVILPISKPILATVAIFSAVNQWNSFQDTLLLVTDSKLYSLQFILYNYINQASSLSTMVNLQNAGSTAMATLATKQTSTSIRMTVTIIVVAPILLVYPIFQRFFVKGIIIGAVKG from the coding sequence ATGAGTGACAATCAGACCGGGCTTTCACCGAATTCCAGGGATATTGACTTCAACAAAAAAATGAAGATGCAGGTCAGCACAGCCGACAAGCTCATTTCAATTACGGTCTATATCCTGTTTTCCCTCTTCGCATTTGTCTGCGTATACCCGTTTTATTCGATCATTATCAACACCATAAGCGCCAACGATCTCAGCGCCAAGGGCGAGATTATTTTTTGGCCGAAAGGTATCCATTTCCAGAATTATATTGATGTGTTTAAGATACCGGGCCTGGGAAATGCTTTTGTCGTTTCATTGGCCAGAACGGTTATCGGTACTTTGCTGACGGTCGGCGCTTCAGCCTTTCTGGGGTTTATGTTTGCCCAGGAAGATATGTGGGGGAAGAAATTCTGGTACCGTTTTACGATTATTACGATGTTCTTCAATGCGGGCATCATCCCGTGGTATCTGACCATGAGATCCCTGCACCTGACTGACAATTTTCTGGCCTACATTCTTCCGTCCATTGTCGCACCCTTTTTCATCATCCTTGTAAAAACCTTTGTAGAAGCAACACCTAAGGAACTCCAGCAGGCGGCCGCTATTGACGGTGCCGGAATTTTCACCATTTTCTACAAGGTCATTTTACCGATCAGCAAGCCGATCCTCGCGACAGTTGCCATCTTCTCGGCTGTGAACCAGTGGAACTCCTTCCAGGATACACTGCTGCTGGTAACAGACAGCAAATTGTATAGTTTACAGTTCATTCTGTATAACTACATCAATCAGGCAAGTTCCTTGTCCACCATGGTCAATCTGCAGAATGCCGGTTCAACGGCGATGGCTACCCTGGCTACCAAACAGACCTCCACCTCCATCCGCATGACGGTTACCATTATCGTTGTTGCACCGATTTTGCTGGTTTATCCGATCTTCCAAAGGTTTTTCGTCAAAGGAATTATAATCGGTGCGGTCAAAGGTTAA
- a CDS encoding ABC transporter permease subunit: MRSHSMKSNSIRKFLYISPFMVLLAVFAYYPLYGWVYAFFDYTPPIPLSQSPFVGLKWFHSLIENQVKIDQLLQVIKNTFGISGLSILFSWLPMIFAIFLTEIKAVRFRKFIQTVTTLPNFISWVLVYSLAFSMFSSEGVVNGFLHQMGFIDSPVLLLQSSEHVWVTMWVWITWKTLGWSAILYIAAIMGIDESLYEAAYVDGATRMQVIRHVVLPSMLPTYFVLLMLQIASFLNNGLEQYFVFQNAFNKDTIQVLDLYVYNLAMGGGSYSVSVAISMLKSIISVVLLFSVNGLSKLLRGEGIV, encoded by the coding sequence ATGCGCAGTCACAGCATGAAAAGCAATTCTATACGCAAGTTCCTTTATATTTCGCCGTTTATGGTTCTACTTGCTGTCTTTGCGTACTACCCACTCTATGGATGGGTTTATGCCTTCTTTGATTACACCCCGCCGATTCCGCTGTCACAATCGCCGTTTGTCGGCCTTAAATGGTTTCATTCCCTTATTGAGAACCAGGTGAAGATCGATCAGTTGCTTCAGGTCATCAAGAATACCTTCGGCATCAGCGGACTCAGTATCCTTTTCTCCTGGCTGCCGATGATCTTTGCTATTTTCCTGACTGAGATTAAGGCTGTGCGGTTCCGCAAATTTATCCAGACTGTAACCACTCTGCCTAACTTTATCAGTTGGGTCCTGGTCTACTCACTGGCATTCTCCATGTTCTCCAGTGAAGGTGTGGTTAACGGCTTCCTGCACCAGATGGGATTTATTGATTCCCCCGTTCTCCTCCTTCAGAGCTCGGAGCATGTCTGGGTTACAATGTGGGTATGGATTACCTGGAAGACACTCGGCTGGTCAGCCATCTTGTATATAGCGGCCATTATGGGTATTGATGAATCCTTATATGAAGCTGCTTATGTAGATGGCGCAACAAGAATGCAAGTCATCCGGCATGTGGTCCTGCCGAGTATGCTGCCGACTTATTTCGTCTTGCTGATGCTGCAGATTGCCAGCTTTCTGAACAACGGGCTGGAGCAATATTTTGTGTTTCAAAATGCGTTCAATAAAGACACCATCCAGGTGCTTGATTTATATGTATACAACCTGGCCATGGGGGGCGGGAGCTACTCCGTATCCGTCGCGATTAGTATGCTGAAGAGTATCATAAGCGTTGTGCTTCTCTTCTCGGTAAACGGGCTGTCCAAATTGTTAAGAGGAGAGGGCATCGTATGA
- a CDS encoding IclR family transcriptional regulator, which produces MDRKYWVPALERADLILMAIARKPGEHKLTDLCEVTEINKSSMFSLLRTMETLNWVKRDEKEAYALGAGMAYLNTVFNESHKQNYNLVSQFLQASLESVRAVGETFQLSVLDRSEIIYLAKQEGPSLVKLASSPGMRFPAHATAMGKMMLALLPPEELDKRYPGKLLSRVTSRTVTDWQVFTAKLAEIRSSGHSVDFEEIIEGICCVAAPVTDASGRGVAAVSTSMLRHAYLDKQETALQEVTRLGKKLSLGIQSGASFTS; this is translated from the coding sequence GTGGACCGTAAATATTGGGTTCCGGCATTAGAAAGGGCCGATTTGATTCTTATGGCGATTGCCCGTAAGCCAGGGGAGCATAAACTGACTGATCTGTGCGAGGTTACGGAGATTAATAAAAGCTCTATGTTCTCCTTGCTGCGGACCATGGAGACTCTGAATTGGGTGAAGCGGGATGAGAAGGAGGCCTATGCCCTTGGAGCGGGGATGGCTTATCTAAATACGGTGTTTAATGAGTCGCATAAGCAGAACTACAATCTGGTTAGCCAATTTCTGCAGGCTTCTCTCGAGAGTGTCAGAGCCGTCGGGGAAACCTTCCAGTTGTCGGTGCTGGACCGGAGCGAGATTATTTATCTGGCCAAGCAGGAAGGGCCTTCACTGGTGAAGCTGGCGTCGAGTCCGGGCATGCGGTTCCCGGCCCATGCAACAGCCATGGGCAAGATGATGCTTGCCTTGCTTCCTCCGGAGGAGCTGGACAAGCGGTACCCGGGAAAGCTTTTATCCCGGGTGACTTCTCGCACAGTGACAGACTGGCAGGTATTTACGGCAAAGCTGGCTGAAATCCGCTCCAGCGGACATTCTGTGGATTTTGAAGAGATTATTGAAGGGATCTGCTGCGTGGCGGCACCGGTTACTGATGCTTCCGGGAGAGGTGTTGCAGCAGTAAGCACCTCCATGCTGCGGCATGCCTATCTGGATAAACAGGAAACGGCACTTCAGGAAGTCACCCGGCTCGGGAAAAAGCTGTCCCTGGGTATACAGTCGGGTGCCAGTTTTACATCATAA